The proteins below come from a single Corylus avellana chromosome ca3, CavTom2PMs-1.0 genomic window:
- the LOC132174218 gene encoding uncharacterized protein LOC132174218 → MEVYVDDMLVKSVLQEDHVEDLQETFRTLKKYGMRLNPAKCAFGVASECEEAFEQLKKYLTSAPLLSRTVPGEALYLYLVVSSTAVSVALVREEDGVQKPVYFVSRALRGAEERYPQMEKLAFALTIASRKLRLYFQAHTIRVLTEYPLKKILRKLDLPGRLANWAIKLGEFDIEFLPRNAIKGQVLADFLAEFTNLPMTQEWQKDETWVVYVDGSSTRKNGGACVVLITPDGEELYSSLKLAFKTTNNEAEYEAVLAGLGLARELGAEFVELQSDSQVIVGHIRGEFEARGRKMKQYLSKVQTLQNAFKKFCIMKILREENERADQLDRMASTTTSNTEEPIQTLARPVVTDMVSVSVTETVPEWQRSIREYLEQGVPPLDKKSATQVRTRAARFTIINGTLYKRDFMLPLLKCISKEEHDYVLREIHEGICGKHSGVIVLAHKAIRAGFYWPNMTRDSVDIVGPLPRGKGGVRFAVVAVDYFTKWAEVEALVNITAKSIERFLWKNVVCRCGIPHAFITANRKQFDYESFREWCAKLHIRNYYSSPAHPQANGQVEATNKTILKILKKKLGDRKEDWVDDLPKVLWAYRTTKRVPTKETPDALAFKTEAVIPAEIGSGSYRVESFHSETNDEGLKLHLDLL, encoded by the exons ATGGAAGTATATGTTGACGACATGTTGGTGAAAAGCGTGTTACAAGAAGATCATGTAGAAGACCTGCAGGAGACGTTCAGAACTCTGAAGAAGTATGGGATGAGATTGAATCCCGCGAAGTGTGCGTTTGGAGTGGCCTCTG AATGCGAGGAAGCTTTTGAACAACTGAAGAAGTACCTGACAAGTGCACCTTTATTAAGCAGAACTGTTCCAGGAGAGGCATTGTATCTATACTTGGTTGTCTCCTCAACAGCTGTTAGTGTTGCCCTTGTCCGAGAGGAAGACGGGGTTCAGAAACCAGTTTATTTTGTCAGCAGAGCATTGAGGGGAGCAGAAGAGAGATACCCTCAAATGGAAAAGTTAGCATTTGCCCTAACTATTGCTTCTAGGAAGCTACGCCTATATTTCCAAGCTCATACTATACGAGTCTTGACCGAGTATCCATTGAAGAAAATACTCAGAAAGTTAGATCTGCCTGGCCGACTAGCTAACTGGGCAATCAAACTCGGCGAATTTGATATTGAATTCCTACCAAGAAATGCTATCAAGGGACAGGTGTTGGCCGATTTCTTGGCAGAATTCACCAACCTGCCTATGACCCAAGAATGGCAAAAAGACGAGACGTGGGTAGTCTACGTAGATGGATCCTCTACAAGGAAGAACGGTGGAGCCTGTGTTGTATTAATCACACCAGATGGAGAAGAATTATACAGTTCCCTGAAATTGGCATTCAAAACCACCAATAACGAGGCCGAGTATGAAGCAGTTTTAGCAGGACTCGGTTTAGCCCGAGAGCTGGGAGCCGAGTTCGTTGAACTACAAAGCGACTCACAGGTGATCGTTGGGCATATCCGAGGAGAGTTTGAAGCCAGAGgaaggaaaatgaagcaatatttGTCAAAAGTACAGACGTTACAAAATGCATTCAAGAAATTCTGTATTATGAAGATCCTAAGggaagagaatgaaagagctGACCAATTAGACCGAATGGCGTCGACAACAACTAGCAACACTGAAGAGCCAATTCAGACCTTAGCAAGACCTGTCGTAACCGATATGGTCTCGGTCTCGGTTACCGAAACCGTACCAGAATGGCAGAGGAGCATAAGGGAGTATTTGGAACAAGGAGTTCCCCCGTTAGATAAGAAATCAGCAACGCAAGTCAGAACCAGAGCTGCCAGATTCACCATCATTAACGGGACTCTCTACAAACGAGACTTCATGCTACCACTACTCAAGTGTATTTCCAAGGAAGAACATGATTATGTCCTTCGCGAGATTCATGAAGGAATCTGTGGCAAACACTCGGGAGTAATAGTATTGGCACATAAAGCAATCAGGGCCGGTTTCTACTGGCCGAATATGACTCGGGACTCA GTGGATATAGTAGGACCACTACCTCGTGGAAAGGGGGGTGTTCGGTTCGCGGTTGTAGCAGTGGATTATTTCACAAAATGGGCAGAAGTAGAGGCCCTAGTGAATATTACAGCCAAAAGCATTGAACGGTTCTTGTGGAAGAACGTCGTATGCCGCTGTGGTATTCCACATGCTTTTATAACTGCTAATAGAAAGCAATTTGACTACGAGTCATTCCGAGAATGGTGTGCAAAACTTCATATAAGAAACTACTACTCCTCCCCAGCTCATCCCCAGGCGAACGGGCAAGTAGAAGCCACCAACaagacaattttaaaaattctgaAGAAGAAACTCGGAGATCGGAAGGAAGATTGGGTAGATGATCTTCCAAAAGTTTTGTGGGCATATCGAACAACCAAAAGAGTACCTACTAAGGAAACCCCGGATGCCTTGGCTTTCAAGACTGAGGCAGTCATACCAGCCGAGATAGGTTCGGGAAGTTACCGAGTCGAGTCCTTTCATTCCGAGACGAATGACGAAGGGCTCAAACTACACTTGGACCTGCTATAA